From the Cyanobacteriota bacterium genome, the window GTTTCTCGCCCTCTTACAAGCATTGCAGCGGGAGCGGGCAGCAGAATGTCTCTATGCCTATGGAATTTGGTTTCGATCGCTCGCAGAACGTAATCAATCCTGGCAAAACTACATCGTTAGTCAAATCTTACG encodes:
- a CDS encoding AAA+ family ATPase translates to MDSDVSPQILQQQAASLLLYQAVLQDSPGQAFLALLQALQRERAAECLYAYGIWFRSLAERNQSWQNYIVSQILR